GCAGCCGAAAGCTTTCTCGATACCGGCTTCCGCAACTTCGCCTATATCGGTTATCCCGGCGTCGATTTTTCCGACTACCGCTGCGACGCTTATTGCGAGTACCTCAACAGTCGCGGCATGGATGTGAGCGTCTACGCGCCGCCGCAATCGCGGCAGCAGAAGTCCGACGTGCTCGCTTGGGAAAGCCGCGGCGAATTGGAAGGCGACGCGATCGCCGAGTGGTTGCAATCGCTGCCTCGTCCGGCCGCGGTATTTGCCTGCAACGACGTCCGCGGCCGGCAAGTCATCGACGCTTGCAGCCGTTCGGATCTCTCCGTGCCGGAAGAAATTGCCGTTATCGGCGTCGACGACGACGAAGTGATTTGCGAACTCTCCAATCCGCCCTTGAGCAGCGTTCAGCCCGACACGCTGCGGTTAGGCTACGAAGGAGCGGCGTTGCTCGACGCCATGATGGACGGTCACCTGGCCCCGTCGGAGACCGTCTACATCCCGCCGAAAGGGGTTTCGCGGCGCCTCTCTTCCGAGGCGACGGCGGTCAACGATCGGGAAGTGGCGGCGGCGATGCGGCTTATCCGCGACCACGCTTGCGAGGGCGTCACCGTACAAGATTTGGTGCAGCGGTTGAACGTCAGCCGCTCGACGTTGGAGCGTCGATTTCACGCCGTCTTCGGTCGCTCGCCCGCGATGGAAATTGAGCGCGTGCGAATGTCGCGGGCGAAGATGCTGTTGATCGGCACGCGATATAAGCTTTCGAAAATTGCTGCCACGACGGGGTACGGAACTGCCTCGCAATTCGCTACGGCGTTCAAGCGACACACCGGCTTTACGCCCGGTAAATTCCGCAGTCAAACGCAGATTTCTCCCTAGTTAGGACCCACTTCGCTACGGATTGGCGAACTATCTTTTCACGCTTTTCAGCGACCCGCTTTTGATTTTTCGTCACGACAATTCTGCGTATTTGTCATTCCGCAGCGAAGTCCCCGATTTTCCAGTATTTCGTTGTTGCCAGGCGTTGTGAGCGACGTACGCCGAACGCGCGGCGAGAGCACGATTTGGGCTGGAGAACAGCCGATTCAAGCTAAAATAAGGCCTGACTTCGCGGCGGCATCAGCGACTCTTTTCACCAGACTTATCCCTACGACTCGCGCGGCGGCGGCAGCCGATGCACTTCCCAAGAGAGCATCGACCTTGCGAGTGCGACTCAGGCGTTCATTCATCGATCAGATCCATCTAGAGTAACCGAGGAGACGCGCGGCATGATCTCTCGTCCATTCGCCATTGGAAATCTGCTCGCCATCGGGGCGGCGCTGACCGCTGCTCAGCCGGCCTGGGCGCTCCCGGGAACCGTTAACCTCGCGCCGTTCGGCACCGCGACGGCAACCGGCGCCGACTTCGGCGCCTCGATCGAAGACGGCATCGACGGTAATCGCAACGGAGACTTCAACGCTGGTTCGGTCTACTACGGCAACGCCAACCCCGAAAACCCTCCGCTGTTTTACGAAGTCGATCTTGGCGTCAACGCCTACATCGACCGCGTCCAGATTTTGCGGCGCACTGACGCCGACCAAGGAGTGTTCGGCAACATGCGGCTGACCATCTACCAAGACGACGGGAACGGCAATCCGGGCGCGGTCGCGTTCACCAAAGACTACCTCACCGGCGGCTTTGGCGAGGGCGGGTTCGAGCAAGGGAGCTGGGGGACGACCGACCCCAGTTTGAATTCACCGCAAGGAACTTTGGGGCGGCACGTCCGGCTGGAGCGGATTGACAACAACTACTGGCTCACGTTCGCAGAGTTCGAAGTTATCGGCCGCACGACTCCGCTGGCGTTCAGCGAAGCGAACAACATCGCTCGCGGCAAACCGGTCACTACCTCCTCGGCGCCCGGATACTTCTCGAAGCTGGAATCCGCCAACGACGGGAACATCGACGGCAACTTCGGCGGCAGCGGGTATCAGCCCGTTTATCATTCTTCGAATTTGGGGATCGGCGAGTACTGGCAAGTCGACCTTGGATCTGAGAAGCAACTTGATTATCTGGAACTGTTCGCTCGCAGCGATTACTACTCGACTTCAGAGTTCAAAGTGTCGGTGCTCAACCAGAGTCTCGTTGAAGTTGGTTCATTCATCGTCGTGAACAACCCGCTGACTAACCCGAATCCCGGCTACGACCACTTGGTAAACACTGCCGGCATGACCGGCCAGTACATTCGCGTTTCGACAACCAAGGAAGAGCACCTAGTTTTTTCGGAGTTGCGTGCCTTCGA
This sequence is a window from Lacipirellula parvula. Protein-coding genes within it:
- a CDS encoding DNA-binding transcriptional regulator, with the protein product MPELKRVMLLIESSRAYGRGCLLGAAAYIRSHGRWSVVHVERGLADEVPRFLRNWKGDGILARIENRRIADEIAEIGVPVVDLRGSHRPLHGAMLDTDPRLTSTLAAESFLDTGFRNFAYIGYPGVDFSDYRCDAYCEYLNSRGMDVSVYAPPQSRQQKSDVLAWESRGELEGDAIAEWLQSLPRPAAVFACNDVRGRQVIDACSRSDLSVPEEIAVIGVDDDEVICELSNPPLSSVQPDTLRLGYEGAALLDAMMDGHLAPSETVYIPPKGVSRRLSSEATAVNDREVAAAMRLIRDHACEGVTVQDLVQRLNVSRSTLERRFHAVFGRSPAMEIERVRMSRAKMLLIGTRYKLSKIAATTGYGTASQFATAFKRHTGFTPGKFRSQTQISP
- a CDS encoding discoidin domain-containing protein, translating into MISRPFAIGNLLAIGAALTAAQPAWALPGTVNLAPFGTATATGADFGASIEDGIDGNRNGDFNAGSVYYGNANPENPPLFYEVDLGVNAYIDRVQILRRTDADQGVFGNMRLTIYQDDGNGNPGAVAFTKDYLTGGFGEGGFEQGSWGTTDPSLNSPQGTLGRHVRLERIDNNYWLTFAEFEVIGRTTPLAFSEANNIARGKPVTTSSAPGYFSKLESANDGNIDGNFGGSGYQPVYHSSNLGIGEYWQVDLGSEKQLDYLELFARSDYYSTSEFKVSVLNQSLVEVGSFIVVNNPLTNPNPGYDHLVNTAGMTGQYIRVSTTKEEHLVFSELRAFEGPGSIPLEADFNGDGAVNGLDLAKWKQSFGGAGADANHDGVSDGADYLVWQRQFGSGGSAQVAAASVPEPSATLIAGGAALGLIGAAKRRRSACL